ataagtTTTATCGAAACGTAACATCATCATGTGAACAATTTCTAGGGCTCCTCCCCTTGCAAATGAGGGGCCCTGTGGTAGCCACTGACTGCTAAGATGCGAGATGGTCCGCCTACCAACCGTCGGCTTCAGACTGGGCCACCTTGTGGCTGCCCAGGTTGCAGAAGGATCATGAAGCATGGGGTTTGTAGTCAGAAGATGTGGGttgtcgcggtggctcaagcctgtaatcccagcactttgggaggccgaggcggatggatcacgaggtcaggagatcgagaccatcctggcgaacacggtgaaaccccgtctctaccgaaaatacaaaaaaattagctgggcgtggtggcgggtgcctgtagtcccaactacatgggaggctgaggcaggagaatggtgtgaacccgggaggtggagcttgcagtgaaccgacatTGCgccattcactccagcctgggcgacagagtgagactccgtctcaaaaaaaaaaaacaaaaaaacaaaaaaagatgtggGTTGGATCCTGGAGAAAACATGGGCTGTAAAGCATCAGTGACTCTTACTGGCTAAATAAGCACTTGTTAAGTGCGTGTGGCATGCGAGGCCAGTGCTGGCACCAAGCGCTCTGCTAAATGCTGGAATGACTGATAAAGAACCGCCACTCTGCCTTGCATGCCTCTCCAGGACATACAGACCCGGGGGGCCTGAGCCCTAGGTGGGAAAGCACGTGGCCCAGGAAATGAAAGCACTCAGAGGTAATTTCTCCTGCGAGGGCTGCACAGCCTCCAGCCCAGGGCAGTGAACACCCAGGGAGACCCCAGGAAGGGGAGTCCTGGCCAGGTGTACAGTCTTCGAGTCCCCAGGACAGCATCGCCTGCCACGGCACAGAACCGTAGGCTGTGAGAGTTGATTCCAGGGTGTATTTTATAGCTTACTGATGAGCCGTCCTCTCCTGTCTCAGGATCTGACCTGTGCCCTGGCTGGTTCAAAGGTTCCATCTTTTGGGAGGAGACTGAGATTTGCTTCAGAAAGATGCCAagagaaagaacaagatcatTTTCACCTTCTGACCTGAAAAACAGGATGAGGCAGCCGGGTGCCAGGCTTGCAGGCCAGGCTGTGGTCTGGAGACAGGATCTTTCCACTTCctgtctttcctcctccttcacctcTTTAAGTCCGGGACTGACTCTGCAGGGACCTCCTGTCTTGCAGCCCCTCCCTGCAAGCCCTGAGCCTCGAGGCCGGATGCTGGGTGGTAGGAAAGGGCTGTGATGTATGGAAAGTGCAGGGAACATCGGCCTTGTTCTGGACCCTGGGTACTgtgggaaggaaaaggggagggaggagagtggaGCTGGCTGATGTGTGTCCCAGATGTTCCCTCTTTGGGCCTTTGGGCAAAGTGAGGGGCCCTGGGAGGGACGGTCAGTCAGGTACGAGACTCTGGCTCTGGGGGACACTGCCTGGCAGGCTGTCCTCCACTGCCTGGGGCACTGTCCCATCAGCGTCTGCTGGAGTGACTGCCAGTGAACCCAGGCAGAGGCTCTTCCCTTCCCAGTGCAGCCTGGAGGAAAGCGAACAGGCCTGCCCTGGGTGCAAGGGGTGACAGGGTAAGGCAACTTAACAGCAAATGCCAGGGGTCAAAGGCTGGCCAGGGGTCAGAGGGACAGTGGGGCAGAGTCTCATGGCCCACAGCCAGCGAGATCTGGGTCAGCGATGGCAACACTGTTTACTTGCAGACTGCAGGCACACCTGGGGAAAGGTGCATGGGGGTACTGCCTTCGTGGCCATTTGGTGCCACCCAAGGACCAGCATAGGGCCAAAGATCCCCCGGGTCACCCGCCCCTGCACAAAGATGTTGTCTTAGGCAGTGAAGGTGGTTGGGAGAAAACTTTCATATTCAAATGAGATGCCTGTTATCCACCCATAGATAACCAGCTTAAAGCAGGGGAGGGCTAAAAGCTAGTATTttcccccaaccagatgatctgCTACAGCCAAATAAATTGCACCTTCCCGCAGGGTTGCATTGTGAGATTCAGGACACAGGTGGTGTGGGGAGCTTTGACATGCAGGGAAGTAACCCCCCACATGCAGTTGCAAAGTCCTTGGGGCTCCCCCAAGAAGGCTGGCCAGGCACTTGGCAAGGATGAGGCGGGAGGCAGCTCACGGCTCGGGAATCTCCAGGACACAGGCTCGCACAGATGGGAAGCACCTGTGGGTGGCTCTCAAGCCCCCATCTCATTGGTGCCCGTGGTGGGCGTCTCCCCACCTTCTAGCTCGGGCTCCTCACGAAGCGCCCGTTGCAGCACAGTCCCCAGCGACCCCTGCAGCCTGCGACTTCTCCGGCTGCCCACCAGGAAGTAGATGAGGGGATTAGCGCTGCTGCTCACGGACGAGCAGAGGCGTGACAAGTTGAAGTACAGGAGCTTCGTGTCAGGCGGCAGGTTCAACCAGTACAGCACGAACCAGTAGAAGCCCAGGGGCAGGGAACAGATGAGGAACACCAGGACAGAGGCCAGGACCACCACGAACAGCCGAGTGGGCTGCCGCCGCCACTGCTGGGAGCTTCTCCGCACCCGGACAAAGAGGGTCAGGCTGGACAGAGTCATCACTGGGGTTAAGACCCCCATGATGAGGGCAGCCTGGACCATGTCCACCTGGAAGCACCGGTCTTTATTGAATTTCAGGAACTTGCTGCAGAAGCAAGAGGTCAACCCATTTGTCAGGAGACACAGCATCCAGAGCAGGGCGCACACCCAGGCTGACAGGTGCCTGGGCCGGTGACACTTGAACCAGATAGGGAAGAGGACGGAGAGACAGCGCTGGGTGCTGATGGCTGTCAGCAGGCTCAGGCCCGCTGTGTAGGCAAAGTACTTCAGTCTCTTCATCAGCTCGTGGACCTTGTCAGTGGTACTGACCAGGGGCTGGGTTTCCAGGCTGAGCATGGCAGCCATGCTGAAGACGAAGAGGAGGTCAGCTGCCGCCAGGTTGAGGATATAGATGGAGAAGGGAGTCCTGCGCGTTCGAAATCCCAGCAGCCAGATCACCATGCTGTTGCCTGCCATCCCGCACAGGGAGGTGAACATGGCCAGGGAGCTCAGCACCAGGCAGGCCGTGTGCACCACGCTCCCTCTGGAATGGTTTAGGGCCAACTCTGCAGTCCCACTGCTATTCAAAGTCTGGTTCATCCCTACAAGAGGAAGATGCACCAATGTGAAATTCTGTGTTGCTGGGACCATGGGGGAACCCCTGGGAGCCCCTCGAATTTCCAGCTTCAGAGCTCTACCCTCCAGATTCTTTATGCAACAGACCGTGGCCGGGAGGCTtaaccttccctccctcctgtgaCTCACTCAGCCCAGACCTGCCTCCAGGGTCACCTTTATACCTACAAAGCTGTTATAGATGTCCGTTACCAGTTTAAAAAATTCTCCTCTATCttgatttgaattattttttaaatcatggagATGTATTgacttttatcaaatgctttttctacatctattatAGAAAAGTCATTATTATCAATAGacgtagaaaaaatatttgatagaagcatttgatatcatttttttcctcctgtaatTGTCAAACCCTCTgagttaactaaaaaaaaaaaatgaccttgggctgggtgtggtggtgcatgcctgtaaccccagcactttgggaggcttgcttgaggccaggagtttgagatcagcctgggcaacatagcaagatcccatctctacaatttttttttttttaaattagccgggcatggtggcacacacctgtgtcaGCTACCTGAAAGGCcgaggtgtgaggatcgcttgagccgggcacattgaggttgtagtgagccatggtcccaccactgcacaccagcctggaagacagagcaagaccctgtctcttaaaaaacaaattaggcCTGGGGCAAAGAGTAGAATTAACTACACTCCTTAATTTAAGATGCACCATGAGCATCAGCCTGTTAAAAACCCTCCATTTATTCAAGTTTCCTTCCCCATCCCATCTTAGCTGCCTTTTTCCTCCCACCACTTGCATCCATTCCAACCTGTTTCACACAAGTCCTTGGATACCTCAATGTCTTTCAAGATGGAGTGGTTGcccattgtgttttaaatttacataaatgttGTGATTTAGAATTAATgatgggttttgttttattttatttttcacttgacGATATGTTTGTAGGATATATCCAGGGGGCTGTATGCAAAAGTTGTGGTTTAAAATGTCATCATGCACACTGATCTGTTATCCATTCCTTACTGTGGATCCTCAGCTTGCTTCAAAATTCCCGTTATCACCAAAACACTGTGTTGAACATCCTCATGCATGTGCCCATTGGACTTGACTCAGGATTTTTCTGGGATACATTCTTGGAGGAGGATTGCTCGGTCATAGAACATATACACATTTAGTTTCACTAAATGTTGCCTGGTAATTCTTTTTCTGAATGGCTGCTTCGCATTCACAATGTTAAGTCATTGTGTCCATAGCCTGAAATGCCTCTCTGCTCTCAAagcctttaaaataattaataacagcattggaattttttttttttcaggtagagtctcactctttttgcccacgctggagtgcagtggcacaatctgggctcactgcaacctccacctcctggttttaagtgattctcctgcttcagcttcctgagtagagtagctgggattacaggcacctgccaccacgcctggctaagttttgtatttttagtggagatggggttttgccatgttggccaggctggtctcgaactcctgacctcaggtgatctggcctgCCTCGGGCTCtcaaagtgtggagattacaggtgtgagccactgtgtctggccataACATTGAAATTTTACTCACGAAAGTTCTGTACACTTTATTGTGTTAATTTTTAGATATTGTTGTAGTGGTTTTACTGgcattgtaaatggtattttattaCATCTAAAAagttttacttacttttttttttgagacggagtctccctctgtcaccaggctggagtgcagtggtgtgatctcggctcactgcaacctccagctccgtggttcaagcaattctcctgcttcagactcccaagtagctgggactacaggcacgtgccaccatgcccagctaatttttgtattttcagtacagacagggtttcaccatgttggctaggctggtctcaatctcctgacctcgtgatgctaggctggtctcaatctcctgacctcgtgatccacccgcctcagcctcccaaagtgctgggattacaggcatgagccactgcgcccggcctacttacATTTTTATTGGACAGCTGATGCGTGGAATTGGGTTAATAATAATACTTCTTTTTTCATGACATCCTGTTAACATTGGttgccctcttttattttttagtgtatgtatgtttgtatgcaTATTAATGTAGGTACCCACCATCCAACATGAAAACCGTGATGTTGACAGTAACTTagttaatttttcaaagtttgtTTAGGCTGCTGCATGGAGAATAGACTGATAAGGACAAGAGGAGAGGCTGGGAGGCAAGGAGTCTGATGCAGGTGCTAGTGGGAGCTGAACTGGGGTGGTGGCTGTGGAGTGTAGGTCATGAGAAACGACTTGGtctggaataaaatttaaaagtagagtCCATAAGCCTTGCTGGTGAATCGGACATTGGGAGGATTCCATTAGTTTCTGCATTCAATTATTCGgtagttcattcattcagtgtaCCCCAGTGAGTTCTCACCGTTGTCCAGGCCCTTTCCGTGAATAAAGTAGGCACCTACAATGTATGAAGGTTCTGACTTCTCTACACCTTCACCAAGattttttattatctgtcttttttattgtagccATCCTAGTCGGTGTGTGAattagtatctcattgtgattttgatttgcatttccctaatgacaaatgatgttgaacattttttcacgtGCTTATTGGTGATTTGTATATCTTTGaggaaatatctattcagatcctttctactttaaaattggattgtctttttattgttgaactgttaaagttttatttacttatttatttatttatttatttatttatttatttatttattttttttttttgagacggagtctcgctctgtcacccagactggagtgcagtggccggatctcagctcactgcaagctccacctcccgggtttacgccattctcctgcctcagcctcccgagtagctgggactacaggcacccgccacctcgcccggctaagttttcgtatatttttttagtagagacggggtttcaccgtgtcagccaggatggtctcgatctcctgacctcgtgatccgcccgtctcggcctcccaaagtgctgggattacaggcttgagccaccgcgcccggcctatttatttatttttaagacagagtctcactttcttgcccaggctggagtgcaatggcacgatctcggctcactgcaacctccgcctcctagattcaagtgattcttccgcctcagcctcccgagtatctgggattacaggcacccgccatcatgcctggctaatttttgtacttttgtagagacagggtttcactgtattggccaggctgctcttgaactcctgacctcaggtgatccacctgccttggcctcccaaagtgctgggattataggtgtcagccaccacgccgaaagttttttaaaaataaaaattgtatatattagaCTCTTATGagatatgatttacaaatattttctcccactctgtaggttgccttttcactctcctGATGGTGTCCTTTGAGACACAAAGGTTTTTactttgatgaagtccagtttatctatttttttcttttgctgcttgtgtctttggtgtcatatctaagaatccacTGCCAAATCCAAGTTCATGGAGATTGGAGATTTACCTCTGTGTTCTTTTCTAAGGATTTTGTGgctttagctcttatatttaagtcattgattcattttaagttaatttttgtaggtaatgtatcaccttcatttttgaaggatattttctctAGATAAAGAAGTCTAGGTTGAccgttttttaaatttatcttttaaaactttaaagatgTCATTCTGTGGTCTCTTGTCTTGCATAACTTCTGAAAAGAGCTCTGTAAtaattctcattcttttctccctcttatttatttatttatttattttgagacggggtctggctctgtcacccaggctggaatgcagtggcacaatttcgactcactgcaatcttcatctcctgggctcaagccatcctcccacctcagcctcccaagtagctgggactacaggtgcacaccaccacgcccggctaatttttgtattttttgtagagatgggatttcgccatgttaccgaggctggtctcaaactcatgagctcaagcaatccacctacgtcagcctcccaaagtgctgggtttacaggcatgagccactgcacctggcctgtctgACTGTTTTAAGGTCTTCTCTTAATCATTGGTTTTCAAAAGTGTAGATATGATATTCTTTGgtatagtttattttgctgttcatTATATTCATTGAGGTTCTTGGATCTGAGggtttatgatttttatttttatttatttatttatttttttttaaatggagtcttgctctgtcgcccaggctggagtgtagtggcacaatctcagctcactgcaacctctgactcccaggttcaagcaattctcctgccttagcctcccgagtagctgggactacaagcacgcaccaccacgcccagctaattttttgtatttttagcaacccggggtttcactgtgttagccaggatggtctcaatcttctgacctcataatccgctcgcctcggcctcccaaagtgctgggattccaggcgtgagccaccgcgcccggccgtcttcTGTCTAATTTTAAAGAGCATGTGTCTAAAGTTTCTCCATTAGATATGATGTTTACTCTCAGTTTTTGGTACTATCTTTTATCAAAGTGAGAAGGTTTCCTTgtagttttctgagagtttttatcataaatgcaTGGAATTTGTCATAAacctttttttctgcatctaccaagataaaaattttctttttttctccttctgtctgtttatgtggtgaatatATATTGATAGATTTTCTGGCATTTATTCAACCTTCTATTTCTAAGATAAACCATTTAGTTAGTTCTGAGGgttttttgctttgattttatttagaacattttcatccatGTTTATATCTGCAATTGGCCCATAATTTCCCCTTCTGGTACTATCCTtgcctgttttttatttcaaagctAAAAGATGACActggctttataaaatgagttggagAGGTTaccctttttctctgtcttctagAACAATTTGTGTCATGTAAGGATTATCTTTCTTTGAAGGTTTGGCAGAAGGTAAGACCATCTGGTCTGGTAATTTTTATGTAAGTGTGAGTGGACGTGCATGGCTTTAAAAAGAACTACAAATCCAATGTATTTAATGTTTTCAGTCTACTCAGGCATTTAATTTCTTACTGAGTTACAGTAggcaatattatttttctagaaaattgttCTTGCTTTTTGGTTTCACATTTATCAGTACAATACGCACAGTAGTTTCTTATATTCATTCAGAATTTTTACAACTTCACTTCTATCTGCCAGTCTTTATTTGTGACTTTACTCCTGTTTTTTCTTGATTAGTTTGCCAGAGGGTTGTTTTATgagaactatttaaaaataaaaatcatctctaCTGTTTCTTTGCTTCATATTTCCttaatttatgcttttttttcccattttctttggATTTACGCTATGATTCTTTTTCAGCTTCCTTTGTTGAATGcttatgtaattaatttttaaatcttctctttttGGTAACAGGTATTTAGGGCTATAAATGTAGCACTAAGTATTTCTTTAGATGTTTCATAAATTTTGATATCGagtgtttttattgttgtctAAATAGCTTATAATTCAAAACTATTGCAAATACGAATTTTAAATGTCTGTaagttatttagaaatacattttgtaatgcATGAGTCTAGCtatctttttgttgttaatattgCAAGAAAGTCAGATAATGTAGTCAGTTTTTTGAGATTTGTTGAGATGCATCTTGAAGCCTAATAGAtggttaatttctattttctttctatatccGCTtgactatgttttaaaaattatgctatttACATTATCTGTAGCTTTATTAATTTGTCTGCTATAAATATCAACCCGTGATGACTGAGGTCTTGTCATTTTGTCTTCCACCTATTTTGAAACTTTGTTAAGTGACTACAAATCCAAGATTATTTGATAACACTGGGGAATCGTGTCCTTTATGTAGTGGTCCTCTTCatccttactaattttttttgtgtttgagacagagttccactatgttgcccaggctccagtgcagtggccatgatcttggctcactgcaaactttgcctcctgggttcaagcgattctcctgcctcagcctcccaagtagctgggattgcaagcatgtgcccccatgcttggctaatctttgtatttttagtagagatgggtttttgccatgttggccaggctggtctggaactcctgacctcaagtgatctgcccacctcagtctcccaaagtgctggattacagccgtgagccaccgcaactggctgtttttttattattatttttattatttttttatttttatgtttgcaaTTACTGGTTTCCTTCTACAGGGATATCATTACTTTTTCTTGTGGGAGCCCCACGTTGTCATAAAGGTTTTGCTACCCAGGCATTTGGCATTGGCCTCTGTGGATATTCAAAGGATTTCACAGGTCCAGGACCAGGTTTTTGATGGATTTCTTGGCTGGGAGATTTGGCATCATGCAAGCGGTAGTAAATTCAGATTCTACTATCATTGGAAATGTCCCCTCAGGTTCAAAACAGATTTAAACATTTACCAAACtcatactatgtgccagatacatacatacatatttataaaaacacatacacatatataatagtgcacacacacatatgcacagacatatacacatattgCACAtagcatatattcatatatacatatgtagcacatatatacacatagaacACATAGCTCTATACAcagcacatacacatatacacagtaaacacacacacatgtatacccatgtacacagacacacagagcacATATAATGATGACCACGACGGCCATGAGCTCACAGTTGTGTGTAGGAAACACACAGTTAAAGGCAGTCCCACCCTACAGCTCAGGCTGTAACTAACAAGGTGAGGGACTCAGAGGGTAGGGGCCGGGAGGGACTCAGGTGGGAAGGGAGTTGGGGGGAACCAGGTGAGGGAGTGGGGTGCTGACTGCAggagaagtgtgtgtgtatgtggctgGACCCCAGGGTCAGGCCCTTCCCAGGGGGGCTTGGGGACCTGTTGCCTGATCCCTCTCCAGCTTGTTGGGGAACCCCCCATCTAATGCCATGGAGcctggcctctgcctctgggtcACCTGTGCACCAACATGGCTGCTGCAGGATGACGCGGGTCTACTCTGTGCGGGTTCAGGGGTGTTTGTGCAGTGCTCTGTGGGGAAGGGAGACCAGGGGCCCCGCAACTCTGAGAGGGGAAGGTGCAGACTCACGCTGCTGTCCCACGGGCCTTGTGGTTATACTTCAGATGGGTCTTCCCAGGCCATTGTCCCCCACCTGCCACCTTCCCCGTCCCCCACTCTGCTCTGGGTGCCTGGACAGGGTGGTGATGTCCAGTGGCGTTCAGAGGCCCTCAGGGCACCTGGCTTCCTCTTGGGGGTCACCAGGGAGCCCCTTGCAGACATTTCCCAGGGGCCAGCAGTGTGTCAGGGGCTATTCCAGGTACTGGGGTgctggagagaaagagacaagccCCGCCTTGCACCTGTGGATACCATCCTGCAGGAGAGACTGTCCCTGAGCAGGGACAGCAAGGTGGCTTCAGCCCGGCACCTGTGAGGGTGCTGGCGAGAGCTGCTGGGGAGAGCTGCGAtgggggcctttttttttttttgacacggagtcttgctccgtcaccaggctggagtgcagtgacgcaatctcagctcactgcaacctccgcttcccgggttcaagtgattctcctgcctcagcctcccgagtaactgggattacaggcataggctaacacgcccagctaatttttgtatttttagtagagacagggtttcagtatgttggccaggctggtcttgaactcctgacctcaggtgatccacccgcctcggcctcccaaagtgctgggattacaggcgtgagccaccgcgcccaaccttgATGGGGGGCCTTTATGCGGAACCCTGGTGGGTCACAAAGGGATGAGGGTTGGGGGGGCGGGGCATGCATTAGGGAGATGGCCCCAGAGGACCCCTCCCGGGGAAGATGCTCAGCTGCAGGGACCCCTGAGAGAGTGCAGGTGACATTCAAAGGCATGTGTGGTCATGGGTGGGGTAGGAGATCAGAGAAATGACAGGGAGGCTGATCTCTCCATTTGTTGGAACGATGTGATTGTGTGCTGTGTTCGAGGATAGTGAGTTAGTGGAGAGGGGACTCCTGATGCGTGGGAGAGGCCACAGCTGCAGGAATGATTTCCTGGGGAGGGGGCGAGAGGAGAGGGGACCCGGCCTACAGTGGGGGGCTTGGCCAGCTAGGAGCTGGGACGTCACCAGGAGGAGGCGCAGAACCAGGCGTGGGTCAGCCAGGGACCTGAGGGGGGAAGGTGACGCTCCCTGGCATCCTCTTACTCCTTGATAGCAGGAGGGTGTCAAGCACTGGGGctgaggaaaggaagagggatttggggtggaggggtTGAGGGACAGGAGCCCTTATCCCAACCGAAGTAGAATAATGAGCTGTGACTATTTTCTAGTAAAAGACAACACATACGTGAAAACTGGCCACATCAGTGGAGATGCCCGGCT
The genomic region above belongs to Papio anubis isolate 15944 chromosome 12, Panubis1.0, whole genome shotgun sequence and contains:
- the MRGPRD gene encoding mas-related G-protein coupled receptor member D, with amino-acid sequence MNQTLNSSGTAELALNHSRGSVVHTACLVLSSLAMFTSLCGMAGNSMVIWLLGFRTRRTPFSIYILNLAAADLLFVFSMAAMLSLETQPLVSTTDKVHELMKRLKYFAYTAGLSLLTAISTQRCLSVLFPIWFKCHRPRHLSAWVCALLWMLCLLTNGLTSCFCSKFLKFNKDRCFQVDMVQAALIMGVLTPVMTLSSLTLFVRVRRSSQQWRRQPTRLFVVVLASVLVFLICSLPLGFYWFVLYWLNLPPDTKLLYFNLSRLCSSVSSSANPLIYFLVGSRRSRRLQGSLGTVLQRALREEPELEGGETPTTGTNEMGA